In Leuconostoc kimchii IMSNU 11154, one genomic interval encodes:
- the lpdA gene encoding dihydrolipoyl dehydrogenase, translating into MVVGAQARDVDTIIIGSGPGGYVAAIRAAELGQKVTIIERDEIGGVCLNIGCIPSKALINVGHHYREAISETPFGLETENVTLDWSKTQSWKQNTVVNTLTSGVKLLLKKHHVDIIKGEATFNDNETVNIVQDDGHELLQFNNAIIATGSRPIEIPSMPFGDRIIDSTGALSLEQIPEKLIIVGGGVIGSELGGVYANLGTKVTIIEGLDHTLNGFDHEMTKPVLDDFKKQGGEVVTSATAKSAVQTADHVTLNYEVDGKEQSVTGDYLLVAVGRRANTDAIGLNNTDVKLTERGVIDVAENMQTRVPHIFAIGDITAGPQLAHKASFQGKIAAAAISGDKQARDLHYSLPAVAYTQFELATTGEDLETIKSDNLEVKISKFPFAGNGRAISMDDTTGFIRLISDKKTNALLGAQIVGPSASDLISELSLAIENGLTTNDISLTIHPHPTLGEAIMDTAELADGLPIHI; encoded by the coding sequence ATGGTTGTTGGCGCACAAGCACGAGATGTTGATACGATTATCATCGGTTCTGGACCTGGTGGTTATGTTGCTGCTATTCGCGCAGCTGAACTAGGTCAAAAAGTGACTATTATTGAACGTGATGAAATTGGTGGTGTTTGCTTAAATATTGGATGTATTCCTTCAAAAGCATTAATTAACGTTGGGCATCATTACCGTGAAGCAATTTCTGAAACACCTTTTGGATTGGAAACAGAAAATGTCACACTTGATTGGTCGAAAACACAGAGTTGGAAACAGAATACTGTGGTGAACACACTCACTTCTGGTGTGAAATTGCTGCTTAAAAAGCATCATGTAGACATTATCAAGGGTGAAGCAACGTTTAATGATAACGAGACGGTTAATATTGTTCAAGATGATGGTCATGAATTACTTCAGTTTAACAATGCAATTATTGCAACGGGGTCTCGACCAATAGAGATTCCAAGTATGCCATTTGGTGATCGTATTATTGATTCGACTGGTGCTTTATCACTCGAACAAATACCTGAAAAACTTATTATTGTTGGTGGTGGTGTTATTGGGTCTGAATTAGGTGGTGTTTATGCTAACTTAGGCACTAAAGTGACAATCATAGAGGGGTTAGATCATACGTTAAATGGTTTCGATCATGAAATGACAAAACCGGTATTGGATGATTTTAAAAAACAGGGTGGTGAGGTAGTGACCTCAGCAACGGCTAAGTCAGCCGTACAAACGGCAGATCATGTCACATTAAACTATGAAGTTGATGGTAAGGAGCAAAGTGTTACTGGTGATTATCTATTGGTAGCAGTAGGTCGACGCGCAAATACTGATGCGATTGGTTTAAACAATACTGATGTGAAGCTGACCGAACGCGGTGTCATTGACGTGGCGGAAAATATGCAAACACGTGTACCACACATCTTTGCAATTGGTGATATTACGGCGGGCCCACAATTAGCTCACAAGGCTAGTTTTCAAGGAAAAATCGCTGCTGCTGCAATTTCTGGTGACAAACAAGCACGTGATTTACACTATTCATTACCCGCTGTTGCTTATACGCAATTTGAATTAGCCACAACAGGTGAAGATTTAGAGACGATTAAATCTGACAATTTAGAGGTAAAAATATCAAAATTTCCTTTTGCTGGGAATGGCCGTGCTATTTCAATGGATGATACGACTGGATTCATTCGTTTGATTAGTGATAAAAAGACAAATGCGCTGTTGGGCGCGCAAATCGTTGGTCCAAGTGCATCTGATTTGATTTCAGAGCTGTCCTTGGCTATTGAAAATGGTTTGACTACCAATGACATTTCGTTAACTATTCATCCACACCCAACGCTGGGTGAAGCAATCATGGATACGGCAGAGCTAGCTGATGGTTTACCTATT
- a CDS encoding 2-oxo acid dehydrogenase subunit E2, giving the protein MTEIFTMPDIGEGMAEGDITSWLVKVGDVVAMDDPVAEVQNDKLLQEILSPYAGKVTHLYVDAGTTVEVGDPLIEFDGSGTPDTGSDEKTVVETTAPSSEDEVPLVTSDDTTQMVKVANGHVLAMPSVRHLAFEKGIDLTTVTPTGRHGHVTLSDVESFNKENVSESQAVAPVEVATQQGTKPNDITPKAPEVLHEGRQPMTPTRRAIAKAMGAQNATIPSVTNFDSVEVSKLVAHRSSFKAQAQADGVRLTYLAYAVKALAATAKKFPEINASVDMDTNEIIYHEDVNMGIAVNAPSGLYVPVIMHADQKSILTIAKEIVELSEAVREGSITSQQMRGSTITISNLGSARGTWFTPIINGKEVAILGLGTIVKEPMIDENDDIVVGQNMKLSLSYDHRLIDGMLGQAALNYLKQLLADPAYMLMEV; this is encoded by the coding sequence ATGACTGAGATTTTTACAATGCCTGATATTGGTGAGGGTATGGCTGAAGGTGATATTACATCATGGCTTGTTAAAGTTGGTGATGTTGTCGCAATGGATGATCCTGTTGCTGAAGTACAAAACGATAAGTTACTTCAAGAAATTTTGTCACCTTATGCTGGAAAAGTCACGCATTTATATGTTGATGCAGGGACAACCGTTGAGGTTGGTGATCCACTAATTGAGTTTGATGGTAGTGGGACACCAGATACTGGTAGCGATGAGAAAACTGTTGTCGAAACAACAGCGCCTTCTTCTGAAGATGAAGTACCTTTGGTAACGTCAGACGATACGACTCAAATGGTTAAGGTGGCTAATGGCCATGTGTTAGCTATGCCGTCTGTTCGTCACTTAGCATTTGAAAAAGGAATTGATTTAACAACGGTAACGCCAACAGGACGTCATGGCCATGTGACACTGTCAGATGTTGAATCGTTTAATAAAGAGAACGTTAGTGAAAGTCAAGCTGTCGCGCCAGTGGAAGTGGCAACGCAACAAGGTACAAAGCCAAATGATATCACTCCGAAGGCACCTGAAGTATTGCATGAGGGTCGACAGCCAATGACACCAACTCGTCGTGCAATTGCCAAAGCAATGGGTGCGCAAAACGCAACGATTCCTTCGGTGACAAATTTTGATTCTGTCGAAGTCAGTAAACTGGTTGCGCATCGCAGTAGTTTCAAGGCACAGGCACAAGCTGATGGTGTCCGCTTAACGTATCTAGCATATGCTGTAAAAGCATTGGCAGCAACTGCCAAGAAATTCCCCGAGATCAATGCGAGTGTTGATATGGATACTAATGAAATTATTTATCATGAGGATGTTAACATGGGTATTGCTGTAAATGCCCCATCGGGATTATATGTACCAGTTATTATGCATGCAGATCAGAAGTCTATTTTGACGATTGCTAAAGAAATTGTTGAGTTGTCTGAGGCTGTACGTGAGGGTTCGATAACATCTCAACAAATGCGGGGTAGTACGATTACGATTTCTAACCTTGGTTCAGCGCGTGGCACATGGTTTACGCCAATTATTAATGGTAAGGAAGTTGCTATTTTAGGATTGGGAACGATTGTGAAAGAACCAATGATTGATGAAAACGATGACATTGTCGTAGGGCAAAACATGAAGTTGTCCTTGAGCTACGATCATCGTTTGATTGATGGGATGTTAGGACAAGCGGCTCTCAACTACTTAAAGCAGCTGTTGGCTGATCCAGCGTATATGCTGATGGAGGTTTAA
- a CDS encoding alpha-ketoacid dehydrogenase subunit beta yields MAVKSYIDATREAMDLALEKDDNVIIFGEDVGKNGGVFRATDGLQAKYGDDRVFNTPLAESAIGGLAIGLTTQDYRPIMEIQFFGFVFEVMDSIAGQMSRNRFRFNGTRNMPIVVRAPYGGGTKTPEMHADNLEGMMAQIPGIRVVMPANPADAKGLLLSAVASNDPVVFLENLHLYRSLKGEVPDGYYTVPLDKAAVARSGEDVSIISYGGGVPVALKAADTLEKNGISAEVLDLRTVSPLDIESIGETISKTGRVVVVQEAQRMAGIGANVMSEISERFILHLKAPIGRVAAPDSIYPFGQAENDWMIKPDDVVVKVMEVVNYD; encoded by the coding sequence ATGGCTGTTAAGAGTTATATTGACGCTACCCGAGAGGCAATGGATTTAGCGTTAGAAAAAGATGATAATGTCATTATTTTTGGTGAAGATGTTGGTAAAAACGGTGGTGTATTCCGTGCAACAGATGGCCTCCAAGCTAAGTATGGTGATGATCGCGTATTTAATACACCCTTAGCAGAATCTGCGATTGGTGGGTTAGCTATCGGACTAACGACACAGGATTATCGTCCAATTATGGAAATACAGTTTTTTGGTTTCGTTTTTGAAGTCATGGATTCTATTGCTGGACAAATGTCACGTAACCGCTTCCGCTTTAATGGTACCCGAAATATGCCCATTGTGGTGCGTGCGCCATATGGTGGTGGCACAAAAACACCTGAAATGCATGCGGATAATTTAGAAGGTATGATGGCACAGATTCCAGGAATTCGTGTGGTCATGCCAGCTAATCCAGCCGATGCAAAGGGGCTTCTCTTAAGTGCAGTTGCGTCTAACGATCCAGTTGTATTCTTAGAGAATTTACATCTATATCGCTCATTAAAAGGAGAGGTGCCAGACGGATATTACACAGTACCGTTGGATAAAGCGGCGGTCGCTCGTTCAGGTGAGGATGTATCTATTATTTCTTATGGTGGTGGTGTGCCAGTTGCTTTGAAGGCGGCGGATACGTTAGAAAAAAATGGTATTTCTGCTGAAGTATTAGATTTACGTACAGTTTCGCCCCTTGACATTGAAAGTATAGGGGAAACAATTAGTAAAACCGGTCGCGTTGTGGTTGTTCAAGAAGCACAACGAATGGCTGGTATAGGTGCAAACGTGATGAGTGAGATTTCTGAACGTTTTATATTACATTTGAAGGCACCAATTGGTCGTGTTGCTGCACCAGATTCTATTTATCCCTTTGGACAAGCAGAAAATGACTGGATGATTAAACCAGATGATGTTGTGGTTAAGGTAATGGAGGTTGTTAATTATGACTGA
- a CDS encoding thiamine pyrophosphate-dependent dehydrogenase E1 component subunit alpha → MADITTTNKAILDFDHQIQEQADAFPTLSVLNNKGEIVDNDALERAALSDDDFKNIMKRMLLSRQLDIRSTKLAKQGRFGFFAPTAGQEASQMASSYAFNDDDWLMPGYRDIPEIVVKGWPIWKAILWSRGHVLGNVFTTEDGKPVNSWMPQIIIGAQYVEAAGIALGLKKRQKDAVAYAYTGDGGSSQGDFYEGVNFAGAYKANAVFFIQNNGFAISTPRELQTAATHLAAKGWSAGVPSIVVDGNDPVAVYLASKEARAWAVSGHGPVLIETLTNRLEAHSTAGDDPLRYREQEDIDTWWQKEPLLRMRKYMTDRGIWDSKQEEDYISEINEHIDDQIKIADAVSKQKISDFVKNTLEVPSYAMTEQITKLESEGK, encoded by the coding sequence ATGGCTGATATAACAACGACAAATAAAGCAATTCTTGATTTTGATCATCAGATTCAAGAGCAAGCGGATGCTTTCCCAACGTTAAGTGTTCTAAACAACAAAGGAGAAATTGTGGACAACGATGCTTTGGAAAGAGCAGCGTTGTCAGATGATGATTTCAAAAACATCATGAAGCGTATGTTATTAAGTCGGCAACTTGATATTCGCTCCACAAAATTAGCAAAACAGGGCCGTTTTGGATTCTTTGCGCCAACGGCTGGACAAGAGGCATCTCAAATGGCCTCATCTTATGCTTTTAATGATGATGACTGGCTCATGCCTGGTTATCGTGATATTCCTGAAATTGTTGTGAAAGGATGGCCGATTTGGAAAGCCATTCTGTGGTCTAGAGGACATGTTTTGGGAAACGTTTTCACCACTGAGGACGGGAAACCTGTTAATTCTTGGATGCCACAGATCATTATTGGTGCGCAGTATGTTGAAGCAGCCGGTATAGCTTTGGGGTTGAAAAAACGGCAAAAGGACGCTGTGGCATATGCCTATACTGGTGATGGTGGTTCATCGCAAGGTGATTTTTATGAAGGTGTGAACTTTGCGGGTGCTTATAAGGCTAATGCTGTATTCTTTATACAAAACAACGGTTTTGCAATTTCAACGCCGCGTGAATTGCAAACAGCAGCAACACATTTAGCGGCAAAAGGTTGGTCAGCAGGTGTGCCTAGTATAGTTGTTGATGGCAATGATCCGGTTGCCGTATATTTAGCTTCAAAGGAAGCCCGTGCTTGGGCCGTTAGTGGTCACGGTCCAGTACTAATCGAAACCTTAACAAATCGTTTGGAAGCCCATTCAACAGCGGGTGATGATCCACTACGCTACCGTGAGCAAGAGGACATTGATACTTGGTGGCAAAAAGAGCCGTTGCTTCGCATGCGCAAGTATATGACGGATAGGGGAATTTGGGATAGTAAGCAAGAAGAGGACTATATTTCCGAGATTAACGAACATATTGATGATCAAATTAAAATTGCTGATGCTGTGTCTAAACAAAAAATATCTGATTTCGTGAAAAATACACTTGAAGTACCTAGCTATGCGATGACTGAACAAATTACCAAGTTGGAAAGTGAGGGAAAGTAA
- a CDS encoding lipoate--protein ligase encodes MQFINYFNQDAYTNIAMDAWLLKNLHPDKPVFSLWQNKRAVIVGENQNTFSEVNADYIDAHDVQVVRRVSGGGSVYHDLGNICFTFFVPVASSAHVDFRQFVKPMADALESVGIHVDISGRNDLEIDGKKISGNAQRYAGGYLMHHGTLLWNTDVDAMVRSLNVADEKFISKAAKSVRSRVGNIKDYAPKELTIEKFIAQLQYYLTNEGKDGEYKLSETQKNDILKLRDDQFSNWSWNYGMSPKFMYNNHAKFDGGSIDTQIDVEDGKITDINFTGDFLGVRDWREMKAQFIGLPFTRQAVSQVLEDNKNGQYFGSITIDELLRTFFQKDEVSNNG; translated from the coding sequence ATGCAATTTATTAATTATTTTAATCAAGATGCCTACACAAATATTGCTATGGATGCTTGGTTGCTAAAAAATTTACATCCTGATAAACCAGTATTTTCTTTGTGGCAAAATAAACGAGCAGTAATCGTGGGTGAAAATCAAAATACGTTTTCGGAAGTGAACGCGGATTATATTGACGCGCATGATGTTCAAGTTGTTAGACGAGTATCAGGTGGTGGTTCTGTTTATCATGACCTTGGCAATATATGTTTTACATTTTTTGTACCGGTTGCCAGTAGTGCACATGTGGATTTTCGTCAATTTGTTAAACCAATGGCGGATGCTTTGGAGTCAGTCGGCATTCATGTTGATATATCGGGTCGAAATGATTTGGAAATTGATGGTAAAAAAATTTCAGGTAATGCGCAAAGGTATGCTGGTGGTTACTTGATGCATCATGGTACATTGCTTTGGAATACTGACGTTGATGCAATGGTTCGGTCATTAAATGTTGCTGATGAAAAATTCATATCAAAGGCTGCTAAGTCAGTACGATCACGCGTTGGAAATATTAAAGACTATGCACCAAAAGAGTTGACAATCGAAAAGTTTATCGCGCAGTTACAATATTATTTAACAAATGAAGGGAAAGATGGGGAGTATAAGTTATCTGAAACACAAAAAAATGATATTTTAAAATTGCGCGATGACCAATTTTCAAATTGGTCTTGGAACTATGGTATGAGTCCGAAATTCATGTATAATAATCATGCCAAATTTGATGGTGGCAGCATTGATACACAAATTGATGTTGAAGATGGTAAAATAACGGACATTAATTTCACCGGAGATTTTTTGGGTGTACGTGATTGGCGTGAAATGAAGGCACAATTTATTGGGTTGCCATTTACACGTCAAGCGGTTTCTCAAGTTCTAGAAGACAATAAAAATGGGCAGTATTTTGGTAGCATTACAATTGACGAGTTACTAAGAACCTTCTTTCAGAAAGATGAGGTAAGTAATAATGGCTGA
- a CDS encoding rhodanese-like domain-containing protein — protein MNLILTVIIVIAAWGLVALGSWLFVLLSVKQGGKLLKPEEFDEKLKSESGQIIDVRESATYKRSHIMGARNIPSVNFTQGKSGLRKDRDIFLYDDRLRDVARVSKALHKQGYDKNSVFILRGGFSRYSGQKTKA, from the coding sequence ATGAATTTAATATTAACTGTTATTATAGTAATTGCTGCATGGGGCTTAGTAGCTCTGGGTAGTTGGTTATTTGTACTGTTATCAGTGAAGCAAGGTGGTAAGTTGCTTAAACCTGAAGAATTTGATGAAAAGCTGAAATCTGAAAGTGGTCAAATTATTGATGTTCGTGAATCAGCAACATATAAGAGATCACATATTATGGGTGCTCGGAACATACCATCTGTTAATTTTACACAGGGTAAGTCAGGGTTACGTAAAGATCGAGATATTTTTTTATATGATGATCGCTTGCGTGATGTTGCCCGAGTTAGTAAGGCGTTACATAAACAAGGTTATGATAAAAATAGCGTATTTATTTTGCGTGGGGGTTTTAGTCGTTACAGTGGTCAAAAAACCAAAGCATAG
- a CDS encoding adaptor protein MecA, translating into MEMERINENTIRVMIENNDLKERGISVMDLLGNHDKIESFFYNILSEVDVEHDFGDDDQVSFQILPNRNGLELFISRIDDENQVGDAINNLMAYAKHKDDETDDVSDERKTELRESDDGTVTLNETDVDAVTSVKSSVNRVENKLTLKLSDLESLISISQFINGPEIISNLYRYDSTFYLSVQFPLDNFTDNMLKDQKSLAFEFATESDIKDDVLREHGEVVINKDALEKIKDIF; encoded by the coding sequence ATGGAAATGGAACGAATTAATGAAAATACAATTCGTGTTATGATTGAAAATAATGATTTAAAAGAACGCGGCATTTCGGTTATGGATTTGCTTGGTAATCATGATAAAATCGAATCTTTTTTCTACAATATTTTATCAGAGGTTGATGTTGAGCATGATTTTGGAGATGATGACCAAGTTAGCTTTCAAATTTTACCAAATCGGAATGGCTTAGAACTTTTTATATCTAGAATAGATGATGAAAATCAAGTTGGAGATGCTATTAATAATTTAATGGCCTATGCGAAACATAAAGATGATGAAACTGATGATGTTTCTGATGAGCGTAAAACTGAGTTAAGAGAGTCAGACGATGGCACTGTGACATTAAATGAGACTGACGTTGACGCTGTAACTTCTGTAAAGTCATCTGTCAATCGTGTTGAAAATAAGTTGACATTGAAATTATCTGACTTGGAATCATTGATTTCAATTTCACAGTTTATTAATGGGCCCGAAATTATTTCTAATTTATATCGTTATGATTCTACCTTTTACTTATCAGTACAATTTCCATTAGATAATTTTACTGATAATATGTTGAAAGATCAGAAATCATTAGCTTTTGAGTTTGCGACTGAAAGTGATATTAAAGATGACGTTTTACGTGAGCATGGTGAAGTTGTTATTAATAAAGACGCACTAGAAAAAATTAAGGATATCTTTTAA